Genomic DNA from Desulfovibrio aminophilus DSM 12254:
TGGGTAGGTCACCCACGCGTTACTCACCCGTGCGCCGCTCTACTCAGTCCCCGAAGGAACCTTTCTCGCACGACTTGCATGTGTTAAGCACGCCGCCAGCGTTCAATCTGAGCCAGGATCAAACTCTCCAGTTGAAACTTTCGAGTTGATCCACGTCACAAGAAACGTGGTCTTTTAAATTCGCCCAACTCGCTATTTAATTGTCAAAGATCCCTGACCGCTCAAAACGGCCTCCCGTCGTGCGGGAAAGTGTATGTACGCTTTCCCCTCACTCCCTGTCAACCGTTTTTTCGCATCCGAGTCTCAAAGATCATTTCGCCGCCGTTGCGCCCTCGCGAGCTCGTCCTCAGCGGCGAAGGGTGTTTCTAGGCAAATACCGTCGAAGGGTCAAGGGAAAATCCCAACGAAATGCAAAAAAGTTTTTCTTGACGCGCAATACATTGATGATATTCACTTTTTAAGACACACAATGCGCCCGCTTCCGCACTCGAAACAGGTCTTTTTCCCGGGGCGTACGTCCCGATCCATCGAGGAGTCTTCATGACCAACCTTCTCTCCCTCATCCGCGCCCGCCTTCTGGAGCAGGTGGACATCCCCTACCGGGATGGCTGCCGGGCCTTCTTCAAAGAAACCATCAACCCCTTGGGTGTGCGCGCGGCCCAGGTGAACCGGCTGGCGGCCGAAGTCGCCCGCCTCGTCCGGGACTGGGACACTCCGTGCGTCTGGGAGCTCTGTCGGGCCCTCTGGGCGACTGGGTGTGATGGAGGAAGGCAGTCTGGCCTGCAAGCTGGCGGCCCGGCCCGAACGCCACCTCGGCCGGGAGGACTTCCCGGAGTTGGAGGACTGGCTCGGTCGCCACGTATCCAACTGGGCCACTGCGACGACCTCTGCACCCACGCCATCGGATCCCTGCTCCTTCATTATAAGGAGGTGCGCCCCCGCACCGAAGCCTGGATCGCCTCGCCCAACCGCTGGCTACGCCGGGGCGCGGCTGTGGCCTTCATTCCCCTGGCCAAAGCCGGAGAGCTGCGGTCCATCCTGGCCCGAGTCGACACCCTGCTCCCGGACTCCGACGATCTGGTGCGCAAGGGTTTGGGCTGGCTGCTCAAGGAGGCCGGACGGCGCCAGCCCGGGCCGATGCGCGACTATCTGCTCTCCCGGCGGGAGCAAATGGCCCGCGTGGCCCTGCGCATCGCCGTGGAGAAGCTACCAGAGACCACTCGACGCGAAATCATGGGAAAGCGGGGAAAATGAGAAAAACGGTCAGGTGGGCCGCATCCGGCCCAGATAGGGTGACATCGTGATGCGGCAGAATACCCGTGAATCCTACCACCAGCGCATCCAGCGCATCCTGGTCCATATCCAGAAGCATCTGGACGAACCTCTGGAACTGGCCGATCTGGCCGCGTTGGCCCATGTCTCGCCCTCGCATTTCCACCGCGTCTTCAAAGGCATGCTCGGCGAGACCCTCATGGACCAGGTGCGCCGCATCCGCTTGGAACGGGCCTGCCATCGCCTGACCCGCCAGGAAACCTCGGTCACGAACGCGGCCATGGACTCGGGCTACGAAAGCCCTGAGGCGTTCAGCCGGGCCTTCCGCCGCGCCTTCGGCAGCGCTCCCTCCGAATGCCTCCGAAAACGCCACACTCCAATGTTCCCCACCGCTCCGTCCGGGGTCCGCTACCATCCGGGTGGTCTGCCCTTGGGCTTCACCTTCATCCCAAAAGGAGAAATCCTCATGGACGTTCGTATCGAAACGCTTCCCGAACGCCGTGTGGCCAGCGTGCGCCACCTCGGCCCCTACAAAGAAGTGGAGGTGGCCTGGATCGCCCTCTGCGCCTGGGCCGGGCCGCGCGGTTTGCTGACCCCGGCCACGCTGTTCATCGGCATCTGCTACGACGATCCCCAGGCCACCGGGCCGGAGGCCATCCGCTACGACGCCTCCATCCCCGTGGGTCCGGACGTCTGCTCAGAGGGACAAATCACGGTTCAGACCATCCCGGGCGGGGACTACGCCGTGACCACCCACCGCGGGCCCTACGAGAATCTGGAAAAGACTTACGCCGCGCTCATGGGCGGCTGGCTGCCGCAAAGCGGAAGGATGTTGCGCGACGCGCCCGGCTTCGAGATCTACCGCAACGATCCCAAAAGCACCGCGCCCGAGGACTTGGTCACGGAACTACACATTCCCCTTGTCTGAGCACTCACCGCTCACCGATCCAGGGCCCAGCGAACCGGGCGAACCCGGAAGTCATCCGCTCCAGCCGAACGGCGTCCCGGGCCCATGCCGGGGCGTCCTCGGGCGGGATGTCCTCCTCGGGCAGGAGAAGAACACGGGCCAAGCCATACGGCGGCGCGCTCTCCAGCAGGGCCAAGTCTTCGCTCCATATCCGCCTGGGGTCCGGGCCGCTGAACAGCCAAAGCGAAGGAATGGAGAGCGCGCGCAGGGACGATTCGCTCAGCACGGCGGGCCGCGGCGCCGCATCCTGGGCGACGACCGCCTGGACCAAGAAGTTCGGGGCCTTGCGCCCGGCCCGACAGGCGTCCAGAGCCGCCGACACTCCCTCGTCCCGTCCGAAGATGCCCACGCGCTTCGGGTCGATCCTTTCCTGGCGGCGCAGGAAGGCCACGGCAGCCAGGGCGTCCTCGGCCAAGTCCGCGTCCCCGCCGGACTTTCCCTCCGAGGTTCCGCACCCGCGCGGATCGAACAAGAGCACCGCCACGTTCTGGGCAACCAACTGCCGGGCCACACCCTCCGACAGCTTGCGCGGACGGCATTGACTCCCGGCCAGCCAGACCACGGCGGGAAACGGTCCTTCGCCGGGAGGCACGATGAGTGTGCCTGAGAGGTCCGTGAATCCCCGTGAAAAGGTCACGGCCCGCTCGCTGAAGAATATCTTGTTCGGGAACTGGGCGGCCTGTCTGCCGCCGTGCATCCAGATGACCCGGCTGATGTCGTCGCCGTTGGCCAGGAAGATGATCGTGCCCACCACGGGCTCGTCCTCGCCGAAGGCCGGGCCATAGGAATAGATGTAGCGCCCGAATTGTTTGAGGTTTCTGAATATCCCAGTCTTCGAGTCGTAGAACAGAAGACATTTGTAGGGCGTGTCCCGGGCGTCGATGATGGTCACGCTGCTTTGCCCGTCGTCGTAGGTGTACTGCCCCACGTACTGTTCGATGGTGTAGGTGTAGTAGCCGAGCACATGCCCGAAGCGGCTCTCGGCCCCGTGCCTGAGGTAATCCGGGGCCTCGGGATGAACATAGCCGCCACTCTGGGCGAACTCCTCCAACTCCGGGTCCGCGTTGCGCGGCGGCACCTCGGTCTTGTGTTCGCTGATGGGCTTGGGCGGGGCTGCCGCCGGAGCCGCGACGGGCGGCGCGGTCTTGAGAGGCCGGGGCTGCGCTGGCGGCGTACGCCGAACCGGCGCCTTGGCCCGGGCCGCCTCCGGCGGAGGAGGAGACGCGGGTCGGACCACTGGCGGCGCGGGAGTCGCCGGGGCCCTTTTACGCACCTCGACGATATTCGAGGAAGGCGGCGGCGCGGGAGCCTGGGCGGGTTCGACGCTGACCACCTCGCGCAGATCAAGCTCCAGCACGGGCCTGGACCTGGAGAGCCACCAGGGCATCGCCAGGGTGAATCCCAGGGACATGCAGGCCGCACCGTGCAGAACCACGGCAAGAAAGCCGCTCAAAACACGCGCGCCAGAAACCGTCATGACCGGAGCCGCCCCCAACCGTCTTTGCTCCCATCATGCGCACTCGCCGCGCCTGGGTCAAGAGGCCTCGACCAATGAAATCAATGTCTTCCGCAACGAGAGGGATTGTCGGAATCAGGAGACGGCCAGCTTGATCCGCAGAAAGCGCTCGATCATGACGTTGACCTGCTCAGGCACCTCCAGAGTCAGGAAATGTCCGCCGCAAGCAACCTGGGCCTGGACCACACCGGGCACGAGACGGCGGAGGGCGCGTGAATCCACACGCGGGTGATCGGCGGAAACGCAGAGCAGCGGACAACGCAGGTCGCGAAGGGCCTGCTCGTAGCCTGGGTCGGCGTAGAGTTCGATCAGGGCCAGGAGCACGCGCCGCGGTGTCTCCTCCACCCGGGACAACACCCACTCCCGCACCCCGGGATCGGCCTCGGGCGTGAACATGGAGTCAAAGAAGGCCCGGGCGGCCAGGGGCGAGGACTCGGCCCGCAGCCGGTCGCGCAGACCCGGCAGCCAGAGATCCAGGTCCGGCGGCGGCAGCAGCCGGGAGTCCAGGGCCACGACCCCGGCCACCAGATCGGGCCGGAACGCGGCCAGACGCACGGCCAGGGCTCCGCCCAGGGAATGCCCCACGGCCACCAGCCCACGCAGATCCAATTCCTTGCAGATCAGCGCGAGGT
This window encodes:
- a CDS encoding alpha/beta fold hydrolase: MTLEREVRARDGVRLVLDERGRGDPPLLLIHGNSCDAAFLTPQSEYFSPRHRVIVPDLRGHGRSDKPEGPFDFKTLVGDLALICKELDLRGLVAVGHSLGGALAVRLAAFRPDLVAGVVALDSRLLPPPDLDLWLPGLRDRLRAESSPLAARAFFDSMFTPEADPGVREWVLSRVEETPRRVLLALIELYADPGYEQALRDLRCPLLCVSADHPRVDSRALRRLVPGVVQAQVACGGHFLTLEVPEQVNVMIERFLRIKLAVS
- a CDS encoding DNA alkylation repair protein, whose translation is MTNLLSLIRARLLEQVDIPYRDGCRAFFKETINPLGVRAAQVNRLAAEVARLVRDWDTPCVWELCRALWATGCDGGRQSGLQAGGPARTPPRPGGLPGVGGLARSPRIQLGHCDDLCTHAIGSLLLHYKEVRPRTEAWIASPNRWLRRGAAVAFIPLAKAGELRSILARVDTLLPDSDDLVRKGLGWLLKEAGRRQPGPMRDYLLSRREQMARVALRIAVEKLPETTRREIMGKRGK
- a CDS encoding alpha/beta hydrolase family protein — its product is MSGFLAVVLHGAACMSLGFTLAMPWWLSRSRPVLELDLREVVSVEPAQAPAPPPSSNIVEVRKRAPATPAPPVVRPASPPPPEAARAKAPVRRTPPAQPRPLKTAPPVAAPAAAPPKPISEHKTEVPPRNADPELEEFAQSGGYVHPEAPDYLRHGAESRFGHVLGYYTYTIEQYVGQYTYDDGQSSVTIIDARDTPYKCLLFYDSKTGIFRNLKQFGRYIYSYGPAFGEDEPVVGTIIFLANGDDISRVIWMHGGRQAAQFPNKIFFSERAVTFSRGFTDLSGTLIVPPGEGPFPAVVWLAGSQCRPRKLSEGVARQLVAQNVAVLLFDPRGCGTSEGKSGGDADLAEDALAAVAFLRRQERIDPKRVGIFGRDEGVSAALDACRAGRKAPNFLVQAVVAQDAAPRPAVLSESSLRALSIPSLWLFSGPDPRRIWSEDLALLESAPPYGLARVLLLPEEDIPPEDAPAWARDAVRLERMTSGFARFAGPWIGER
- a CDS encoding AraC family transcriptional regulator produces the protein MRQNTRESYHQRIQRILVHIQKHLDEPLELADLAALAHVSPSHFHRVFKGMLGETLMDQVRRIRLERACHRLTRQETSVTNAAMDSGYESPEAFSRAFRRAFGSAPSECLRKRHTPMFPTAPSGVRYHPGGLPLGFTFIPKGEILMDVRIETLPERRVASVRHLGPYKEVEVAWIALCAWAGPRGLLTPATLFIGICYDDPQATGPEAIRYDASIPVGPDVCSEGQITVQTIPGGDYAVTTHRGPYENLEKTYAALMGGWLPQSGRMLRDAPGFEIYRNDPKSTAPEDLVTELHIPLV